In Silene latifolia isolate original U9 population chromosome 3, ASM4854445v1, whole genome shotgun sequence, a single window of DNA contains:
- the LOC141649807 gene encoding uncharacterized protein LOC141649807, with protein MGWKPGCNSKINIWTARWVGGERPEPKDDWLNLSNGYLANLQVRNLFQTDGKWNKAFIEGLFTEEWAARILAIPRCEVRREDKVFWPLTTTGSYTVKSGYGLIFTDYMDKAGTDKDNCRLSDRGRLFCRKVLWKLPIPQMWKLLLWKIITNVIPTGNEIIKRKIDADPFCGMCRGDQRIMETPEHLFRECGLSGRIWAGSVLGIRVEGAGGIPISNSICDWIQYLHKKEEGMNQVIHFVGLMDNEEQN; from the coding sequence ATGGGGTGGAAGCCTGGTTGTAACTCGAAGATCAATATCTGGACAGCTAGATGGGTGGGGGGAGAGAGGCCGGAGCCCAAAGATGACTGGCTAAACCTTAGCAATGGATACCTTgctaacctgcaggtacgaaATCTTTTCCAAACTGATGGTAAGTGGAATAAGGCCTTCATCGAAGGTTTGTTCACTGAGGAGTGGGCTGCACGGATCCTTGCTATACCGCGATGCGAAGTGAGAAGGGAAGATAAGGTTTTTTGGCCACTCACAACAACAGGCAGCTATACGGTAAAGAGTGGATATGGTTTAATCTTTACAGATTACATGGACAAAGCAGGGACGGATAAGGACAACTGTAGACTCAGCGATAGAGGACGACTTTTCTGTCGGAAAGTGCTATGGAAGTTGCCTATCCCACAGATGTGGAAACTCCTACTTTGGAAGATTATTACAAATGTGATCCCGACCGGGAATGAGATTATTAAGCGGAAGATTGATGCGGATCCGTTCTGTGGTATGTGCAGAGGAGACCAGCGTATTATGGAAACACCTGAGCACCTCTTTAGGGAATGTGGTCTCTCAGGGAGGATCTGGGCTGGATCGGTCCTAGGCATTCGGGTCGAGGGTGCAGGAGGCATTCCTATTTCAAATTCGATTTGCGACTGGATCCAATATTTGCACAAAAAAGAAGAGGGGATGAACCAGGTGATCCATTTTGTGGGGCTTATGGACAATGAGGAACAAAATTAA